The genomic segment CAGGGCTTCTACGGCTGGATCGGCGACGTCCGCATCACCGCCCGCGCCCTGCGCCCCGCCCAGTTCCTGCCGGGAGGTCACTACCGCTGACCCCGTACGGGGGCACATGATCGAGCCATGGACGGTAAGGCCCGGGGCGTCGCGTTGCTGGTCGCGGGCGCGTTCTTCATGGAGATCCTGGACGCGACGGTGATCGCCCCGGCCGCGCCGCACATCGCGGCCGACCTGGGGGTCGAGCCGGTCAGCGTGAACGTGGCGATCACCGCCTACCTGCTCACGCTGGCCGTGCTCATCCCGATCAGCGGGTGGCTGACCGACCGGTACGGCGCCCGCCGGGTCTTCACGGCCGCGCTGACCGTGTTCACGCTGGCCTCGGTGGGGTGCGCCGTCGCGGTCACCCTGCCGATGCTGGTCGGCACCCGGGTGTTGCAGGGTGCCGGCGGTGCGCTGATGGTGCCGGTCGGCCGCCTCGTGGTGATCCGTACGACGGCCAAGACCGACCTGGTGCGCGCCATCGCCTACCTGACCTGGCCCGCACTGGCGGCGCCACTGATCGCCCCCGCACTCGGTGGTGTCCTCAGCACGTACGCGTCCTGGCGCTGGATCTTTTTGATCAACGTGCCGCTCGGCCTGGCCGCCCTGGTGCTGGCCCACCGCCTGCTGCCCGACGTGCGCGCCGACCGCCCCCGCCCCCTCGACCGGCGCGGCTTCCTGCTGATCGCCCTGGGCACGGCGGCGCTGGTGGCCGCCCTGGAAACCGTCGCCGGCCCCGACCCCCGCTGGCCCCTCGCCGTCACCCTGCTCGTGCCGGCCGCGGCCGCGTTGGGCGCCGCCACCGCCCACCTCCGGCGAGCCACCCACCCCCTGGTCGACTTGAGCATCTTCCACGTACGCACCTACCGCGCGACGGCCCTCGGCGGCTCGACGTTCCGCGCCGCCATCACCGCCATCCCGTTCCTGCTGCCCCTGCTGTTCCAGCTCAGCTTCGGCTGGACCGCCGCCCAGGCCGGCCTGGTGGTGATCGCCCTGTTCCTGGGAAACATCGGCATCAAACCGGTCACCACCCCCCTGATGCGCCGCCTCGGCATCCGCACAGTCATGCTCGGCTCGGTCCTGGCCTCCGCCGCGTGCCTGGCCGGCATCGCCTTCCTGACCGCCGCCACCCCCCTGCTCGTCACCCTGACAGTCCTGCTGCTCAGCGGCGTCTTCCGCTCGACCGGCTTCACCATCTACAACACGATCGCCTTCGCCGACGTGCCACCCGCCCGCATGACCAGCGCCAACACCCTGATGTCAACAATTCAGGAACTGGGCGCAGGTCTAGGAGTCGCTCTAGGAGCCTTACTCGTACGGCTGGGAGAAACCTTCACCGGGACGCCGTTCCGAGTGGCCTTCCTGGCGCTGGCGGCCCTCCTGATCCTCCCGGCGATCGAAGCTTTCCGCCTGCCCACCACCGCAGGCAACGTGATCACCGGCCGCACTGCTCAGCCCCCACGCCCAGCCCCGCGTGCTTCCTGACCACCTTCGCCAACCGTCGCCCGCCCACTATGGCCGAGGCACGAAGCGGTGGATGGCGGTAGCGATGATCACCGTGCCGGCGAGGCACCTCAGGGGCGAATGCGATAGGTGGGGCGGTGACTATCGCGCCGACCGCCCGGCTTGAGACGAGCGCCGTGGCCGTGACGCTCGGTGGCGTGATGCTGGAACGAGTGCGGCGGTGACAAAGCGCTGGCGGCCCGGCTTGCGGCCGAGCGGGGTGGGCGGCGTGGCGCCGGGTGGCCTGATGTTGGGACGAACGTGGCGGTGGCTATCACGCCGACGGCCAAGCCTGGGGCGGCGCCGGGTTTGGCGCTCGGTGAGCGCGGCTTCTGGTCGAGGGCGGCACTGGCTACCGAGCCGGCGGCCGGTTCTGGGACCGAGCGCGGTGGGCGGAGCGCTGGGTGGCGTGATGCCGGGGCAAGTGCGGCGGTGGCTATCGCGCTGGCGGGGAAGCTCAGGAAAGTGAGTGATGGGCGAGTCCGGGAGTGACGTGATGTTGGCGCGATCGTGGCAGCGGTTGTCACAACGTGGAAAACCAAAGCCGAGGCACTGAACAGGCCGGACGGGCCCACCCATTCTTTCAACCTTGACCCCAGCATGGTGAGTTGCACCTGCCGAGTGCTGGAAACGGCATCGAGTTTCACCGCAACCATTCTCGGAGAGCAACCACACAATTCCATTAAAATGCAACGAGCGTGAGCCGAACGCAAAACCGTAAGCGGAACCCCCACCGGGGAAGTCCACCTTTTCCGAGAGGCAACGCGCGGCCGGGTAACCACGTCCCGGCGACAAGACGGCGCAACCGGACGGCCGCGAGGCCAGATCACCGCCTGATTTTGCGCAGCCCACCGAGCCTTCTCCGCATGCCGCCGCCGCAGCCCAAAAGCACGACGCCGCTCGTGGTCACGCCGAAACTCCTCATTCCCCGGCGAATAATTACGCGCCTTGGTCCGATCCCGCATCTCAGCAATAACGGCCCGGCTGAACAACGACATCTGACGACCCATGCCTACATTCTTCACCGAAGAACCCACACGATGTCAGTAGTCGATCATGCCACTTTACGACAATTTCGCGGACGCATTAGCCGAGTGCCGGAAGCGGCGCGCGGATGGGCGGTACGTGGAAATGCGCCGGCGCGCGGGAGAACGGGGCGCGGGAATGCGGCGCGCGGGAGGACGACGCGTGGGAGGGCGGCGTACGGGTGGCGGAGCGCGGGAGGGCGGCGCGCGGAAGGGCGGGACGCGGGAAGGCGAGGTGCGGGTGGCGGCGCGTGGAGGGCGGCGCGGAGGGGCGGGACGCGGGAAGGCGAGGTGCGGGTGGCGGGGTGGCGGCGTGCGGAAGGCGGCGGGCGGAAGGGCGGGACGCCGGAAGGCGAGGTGCGGAGCACGGCGCACGGAAGGGGAAGGTGGGGATGCGGCGCGATGAGGGTGGCGCGTGGAGAGCTGGTATGCGGGAGGACGGCGCGCGGAAGGCAGGACGCGGGAGGGCGGCGTGCGGAAGGCAGGACGCGGGAGGGCGGCGTGCGGGTGGCGGGGCGCGGAAGGGCGGGGCGCGGGAAAGTGGGACGCGGGAGGCCGTCGCCCCGGAGGGGCGGGCGCGAGGAACTTGGTGCGCGGATGAGCGTGGCACGGGAGGCGGCACGTGGGAAGGCGCGGGAAGGCAGCGCACGGGGAGGTGGCGCGTGGAGGGGCGGGGCTTGGGGAGGCGTTAGGAGGCCGGCTGCAGGACCGCGGTCAGGTTGCGGAGCGCAAAGTCAAGTGGGTGCCGCCGACCTCGATGACGTCGCCCGGCCGTAGGTCGACTGTTGCCACCGGATGTCCGTTGACCCGGGTGCCGTTGTGGGAGCCCAGGTCGGTCAGGGTGATGCGGTCGTCGGCGGCTTCCAGGATCAGGTGGCGGCGCGACACGCCCGGGTCGCGCAGCCGTACGCCGGACTGGCGGTCGCGGCCCAGCACGGTCAGCCCCGCGGAGAGCGGCCACACCTGTCCCTCCGCGCTGACCAGGGTGGCCACGGCCTCGTCGCCGAAGGAGACCAGGGGTGGGGGGTCGGGTTCGAGCAGGGCGGCCACCCGGAACGTGCCGGTGTCCAGGTCTTCCAGCACGAAAATCTCGACCGAGACGTCGCCGTAGACGATCCAGGCCTGGTCCGCGATCAGGGCGGCCTGGTGAACGGCCAGGTCCTGCGCCAGCTGGGTGGCGTGCGGGGCCCAGCGGCGGTGGTCGTAGGCGGACAGGCCGACCGTGTAGCGGTTCGGCACCAGTGTGCGGCCCTCGCCGAGCAGGGCTTTGTGCCGTTCCGCTTCGCGCCGCATGGCTTCGAGGACGTTTTTCGGGCGCACCGGACTGTGGAGCTCGAAGTCTTCGAGTCCCACGCGTTCGGGCGCAGCGGTCACGGCGTGATCCAGACGGGTCGTACGACACGGCAGGGAACGAGTATGCCAGGAGTCGCGGCCGCGATCAGGACACCGTCGCGCGGATGTCGCCCAATCCGCGCGCGACCAGGAAGTGTCCGCCGTCGGCGAGCCGCCCGCCCCACGAATGTGACTGCGCGTCCCAGCGTCGCCACAGCCGGCGATCGGTGTGGACGACGACGCGCGCCGACTTGCCCGGATCGACTTCGACAGCTGTCCACCCCACCAGCCGTACGGGCTCGTCCGCCTCGACGGGACGCAGGTAGACCTGCACCACTTCGCGGCTCGTGTGCCGGCCGATGTTACGCACGGTCACGGTGATCGAGGGGGCGTCCCCGGTGACCAGCCGTACGTCGCTGTACTCCCAGTCGCCGTACCCGAGTCCGTGCCCCAGCCAGAACGCCGGTTCGGGCGCGCGCCCCGCGGCGTGCCCGCGATAGCCGATGAAGGTTCCTTCCCCGTACGCCACCTCGCCGTCGACCGGCGTCACCGACCACGCGGGCGAGGCCTCGTCGGCGGCCGGGAACGACGTGACCAGCCGGCCCGCCGGTTCGATGTCGCCGAGCAGGGCCGCGGCGACCGCGTGTCCGCCCTCCTGCCCGGGCAGCCCGGCCCACAGCACGGCCTCGACCTTCGCCAGCCACGGCATGAGCACCGGGGTGGCCGCGTTGACGACCACCACCGTACGGGCGGCAGCATCGGCCACCGCCTCCACCAGCGCGTCCTGGTCGCCGGGCAGCCGCAGCGTCGTCTTGTCGACCGACTCCGTCTCCTGCTCCTCGGTCAGCCCCACGACCACGACCGCCACGTCGGCGCCGGTCGCCACCCGTACGGCCTCCTCGATCACGTCGGCGCCGGCCCGCGGGGCGACATTCCCGACGAGTCCGTAAAGCCCCATGCCGTCGATGGCCACGGTGGCCTCGAACCGCTCGGGCGCCGATTCCGGGGTGAAAGTGCGATACGGCGGAGTCAGAACGTCCTCACCCATCCCGCCGCCCGACCGCAGCACAAAGGACTCACCGCCCACGACCTGCCACTCGCCCACACCGAACACACCCAGCTCAAGCCCGCCGCGCGTGGGGGAGGCCGTCCCGGCGGCGGTGGTGGAGGTCTGGCCAGTGGCGGTGGCAGACGGGGGGCCGGCGGCGGAGGTCTGGTCGGGGGCGGTGCTGGAGGTGGTGGAGGTCTGGCCAGTGGCGGTGGGGGAGGTGGGGCCGGTGGAGGAGGGCTGGTCGGCCGGGGTGGCGGTGCTACCGGGGGTACTCGTGCTGGAGGTGGTGGAGGTTTGGCTAGTGGCGGCAGGGGTGGGAGAGCCGGAGTCGGGCGGCGGGATGTCGGCCCCGGACGGGGTGGTGTGGACGTCGGCGAGGAGGCGGGCCGACGTGACGGTGCCCGGGAAGTCGTCGTCCATGCCGATCATGGTTTTGGACTGGGGGCAGTAGCGGCGTTCGAGTTCGGTGCCGGTGGCGTCGTACAGGATGACGTCGATGCCCGGCCGGCCGGTGGACGGTGCGGTCAGGTAGCCGCCGCGGGCGGGGATCGGGCGGGTGCGCACGTCGACGCCGTCGAGCACCGTCACCCGGTCGCCCAGCTGGGCGGTCAGGCCTTCGGCCACGCTGACCTGGTACGGCGCGTTCACTGCGGCCGAACCGCCGCCCATGTCGATCGTGTCGACGGCGTGCCGGCCGATCAGGGCCACGGAGGCCGAGCGGCTGAGCGGCAGCAGGTCGTTGTCGTTCTTGAGCACGGTGATGCCGCGCGCGGCCAGGCGGGTCAACTGCTCCCGGCGTACGGGGGAATCGGGTTTTGGCAGGTCGCCGGGCCACGTGCGGGGCTCGCCGAGGGCGCCGACCCGTTCGGCCAGGCGCA from the Paractinoplanes abujensis genome contains:
- a CDS encoding MFS transporter gives rise to the protein MDGKARGVALLVAGAFFMEILDATVIAPAAPHIAADLGVEPVSVNVAITAYLLTLAVLIPISGWLTDRYGARRVFTAALTVFTLASVGCAVAVTLPMLVGTRVLQGAGGALMVPVGRLVVIRTTAKTDLVRAIAYLTWPALAAPLIAPALGGVLSTYASWRWIFLINVPLGLAALVLAHRLLPDVRADRPRPLDRRGFLLIALGTAALVAALETVAGPDPRWPLAVTLLVPAAAALGAATAHLRRATHPLVDLSIFHVRTYRATALGGSTFRAAITAIPFLLPLLFQLSFGWTAAQAGLVVIALFLGNIGIKPVTTPLMRRLGIRTVMLGSVLASAACLAGIAFLTAATPLLVTLTVLLLSGVFRSTGFTIYNTIAFADVPPARMTSANTLMSTIQELGAGLGVALGALLVRLGETFTGTPFRVAFLALAALLILPAIEAFRLPTTAGNVITGRTAQPPRPAPRAS
- a CDS encoding FhaA domain-containing protein codes for the protein MRPKNVLEAMRREAERHKALLGEGRTLVPNRYTVGLSAYDHRRWAPHATQLAQDLAVHQAALIADQAWIVYGDVSVEIFVLEDLDTGTFRVAALLEPDPPPLVSFGDEAVATLVSAEGQVWPLSAGLTVLGRDRQSGVRLRDPGVSRRHLILEAADDRITLTDLGSHNGTRVNGHPVATVDLRPGDVIEVGGTHLTLRSAT
- a CDS encoding beta-glucosidase, producing MSSDLVALVKSLDLRSKVRLLTGATAFTLAGEPAIGLHEMRFSDGPTGVRGLKFTGGRVVTLFPNATLLAATWDEQTAYEVGQLLAEEAAAQEIHVVLGPTINLHRSPLGGRLFEAYSEDPLLTGRLAAAYVRGMQDSGVAACLKHLVANESETDRDTMNSVVDERTLHELYLLPFEIAAQDAGAWTMMAAYNDVNGVAATEQDYVNNKVVKGDWGWPGLIMSDWFATKTAAPAANGGLDLVMPGPDGPWGDALVAAVQAGEVDESAIDDHVTRLLRLAERVGALGEPRTWPGDLPKPDSPVRREQLTRLAARGITVLKNDNDLLPLSRSASVALIGRHAVDTIDMGGGSAAVNAPYQVSVAEGLTAQLGDRVTVLDGVDVRTRPIPARGGYLTAPSTGRPGIDVILYDATGTELERRYCPQSKTMIGMDDDFPGTVTSARLLADVHTTPSGADIPPPDSGSPTPAATSQTSTTSSTSTPGSTATPADQPSSTGPTSPTATGQTSTTSSTAPDQTSAAGPPSATATGQTSTTAAGTASPTRGGLELGVFGVGEWQVVGGESFVLRSGGGMGEDVLTPPYRTFTPESAPERFEATVAIDGMGLYGLVGNVAPRAGADVIEEAVRVATGADVAVVVVGLTEEQETESVDKTTLRLPGDQDALVEAVADAAARTVVVVNAATPVLMPWLAKVEAVLWAGLPGQEGGHAVAAALLGDIEPAGRLVTSFPAADEASPAWSVTPVDGEVAYGEGTFIGYRGHAAGRAPEPAFWLGHGLGYGDWEYSDVRLVTGDAPSITVTVRNIGRHTSREVVQVYLRPVEADEPVRLVGWTAVEVDPGKSARVVVHTDRRLWRRWDAQSHSWGGRLADGGHFLVARGLGDIRATVS